The following nucleotide sequence is from Plectropomus leopardus isolate mb unplaced genomic scaffold, YSFRI_Pleo_2.0 unplaced_scaffold21212, whole genome shotgun sequence.
acgcggCTCACAAGCAGCCCGTCATACCTTCCCCTGTTGTGCAGTGGCCTCTCCCAGTCTCTGCTCCCACTGAGCTCTCTCCTGGCTGAAcctctccagcagctccagcttCTCTCTGCCCCAGTTCCTCTCTCCGATCTGCAGCTGATTGGTCCGCAGGTGGGTCATAGCAGagagacaagaagaagaagaaaaaaacattagaggAGGAAGAAACAAAATCGATGTGGAACAGCTTCTCAAGTCTGAACAGGTTTCTGAACACAGCTAAGTGATTTATCTCTGAAAATGTCTAAATGTTTAACCCACTTTGAGCACTTCTGCTTTTACAGTTTACAAATAACACAGTTTGTTCAGTTCATGTTAATCAAGTCACAAATTTTGCCAATTACCTTCCAAGCCACCTTGGTTGACTCACACACACGTAGTCTACCTGTTTTGTTAGATCCATCACAGCCGCGTAGGATTCAGCCAGCAGGTGTTGATGTTCTTCACGCTCCCTCTTCAGCGCCACCTTAAGGTCC
It contains:
- the LOC121965688 gene encoding protein SOGA1-like yields the protein LEMKAGKAAALSATDAPDPPDLKVALKREREEHQHLLAESYAAVMDLTKQLQIGERNWGREKLELLERFSQERAQWEQRLGEATAQQGK